From Amycolatopsis sp. cg9, one genomic window encodes:
- a CDS encoding IclR family transcriptional regulator: MTETTDSASSLAKMLTILQLFSEKEPVWSTAAILEALETSRSTGYRYIKTLHEAGLINAVRNGQYALGPRIIEMDLQMRLTDPLLLASHGVLEDLVDKIGHSALLCTAFRDSVLCVGEARAPKSPENRFLRGQRRPLFQGAVSKVVLAYLPHHRLKAIYPRQQAEIEKAGLGSTWSEFRAALGKIKKDGYALTVGEFNPGVYSVAAPVLDDQKTSLGSVGVAWDEKERRDVDVEHAVLAVKQAAATISERLLEHQRGG, translated from the coding sequence GTGACCGAGACGACGGACAGCGCGAGCAGCCTGGCCAAAATGCTCACCATCTTGCAGCTGTTCAGTGAGAAAGAGCCCGTCTGGTCGACGGCCGCCATCCTGGAGGCGCTCGAGACCTCGAGGTCGACGGGGTACCGCTACATCAAGACCCTGCACGAGGCCGGGCTGATCAACGCGGTCCGCAACGGCCAGTACGCGCTCGGCCCGCGGATCATCGAGATGGATCTGCAGATGCGGCTGACGGATCCGCTGCTGCTGGCCAGTCACGGTGTGCTCGAAGACCTGGTGGACAAGATCGGGCACTCGGCGCTGCTGTGCACCGCGTTCCGGGATTCGGTGCTGTGCGTCGGCGAGGCCCGCGCCCCGAAGAGCCCCGAAAACCGGTTCCTTCGCGGGCAGCGGCGCCCGCTGTTCCAAGGGGCGGTGTCGAAGGTCGTGCTGGCCTACTTGCCCCACCACCGCTTGAAGGCGATCTACCCGCGCCAGCAGGCGGAGATCGAGAAGGCCGGGCTGGGCAGCACCTGGAGCGAGTTCCGTGCGGCCCTGGGCAAGATCAAGAAGGACGGCTACGCGCTGACGGTGGGGGAGTTCAACCCCGGCGTCTACAGCGTCGCGGCGCCCGTCCTCGACGACCAGAAGACCTCGCTGGGTAGCGTGGGTGTCGCATGGGACGAGAAGGAGCGGCGCGACGTCGACGTCGAGCACGCGGTGCTCGCCGTCAAACAGGCGGCGGCGACGATCTCGGAGCGCCTGCTGGAGCACCAGCGTGGCGGATGA
- a CDS encoding xanthine dehydrogenase family protein molybdopterin-binding subunit, with protein sequence MIQPRTAVGTPQSRVDGRLKVTGRALYAADHPTDGVLYAAVVDSSVGRGRITVIDDRGALAHPGVLRVISHRNAPRLPYVDNPGSNNPPGTRLRVFQDDRVRFFGQPVAVVVATTHEAAQQGARLVTVTYAAEQPSTDLATAPADEPATYARGDAEGALGTAPVRLDLTYRTARNHHNPMEPHATIARWDGDRLTVWDKTQWVVGGTQQELAAVFGIPQTSVRVISPFVGGAFGSGLRAWPHTTVAALAARETGRPVKLVMARRQLYFGTGFRPAYSYRLRLGSDRTGRLTAMTHEIRGETSSYETFTEAMLAPGQMLYSMPNVRQAYSTVPLDVNTPIWMRGPGYASAALVIESAMDELAHELGIDPIELRKRNEPAADESTGQPFSTRRLRECYDVGAHEFGWRRRNPKPASTRDGDWLIGTGMAAAVYDTARAPAQAHVRLNADGTALVESATSDMGPGTYTSMPQVAADALGLTMDTVRFRLGDSLMPPTPPHGGSMTMASVGSAVQDGCDKVRRQAITLAVNDPRSPLRGVNPDDVLVRKGRMHVKSDPTRGETYRQLLTRNGRDHLEVIGSWAPSPENRFSMYGYGAAFAEVAVDARLGLIRVRRLLGVYDAGRIVNPKLADSQALGGMVGGIGAALLEHTVTDPRDGRIVNANLADYLVPVNADIRDLRAIYLDGEDREADPLGVKGLAELVLVGVAPAIANAVFHATGRRIRDFPITADALL encoded by the coding sequence CAGCCACCGCAACGCACCGCGACTGCCCTACGTGGACAATCCGGGTTCGAACAACCCGCCGGGTACGAGGCTGCGGGTCTTCCAGGACGACCGGGTGCGGTTCTTCGGCCAACCGGTCGCCGTCGTGGTCGCCACCACTCACGAAGCCGCCCAGCAGGGCGCCCGTCTGGTGACGGTGACCTACGCCGCCGAGCAGCCGAGCACCGACCTGGCCACCGCCCCGGCCGACGAGCCGGCGACCTACGCGCGCGGCGACGCCGAGGGTGCGCTGGGCACCGCGCCGGTCCGGCTGGACCTGACCTACCGGACCGCCCGCAACCACCACAACCCGATGGAGCCGCACGCCACGATCGCCCGCTGGGACGGCGACCGGCTCACGGTCTGGGACAAGACCCAGTGGGTGGTCGGCGGTACCCAGCAGGAGCTCGCGGCCGTGTTCGGCATCCCGCAGACGTCGGTCCGGGTCATCTCGCCGTTCGTCGGCGGCGCGTTCGGCAGCGGGCTGCGGGCCTGGCCGCACACCACCGTCGCCGCGCTCGCCGCCCGCGAAACCGGACGCCCGGTCAAGCTGGTCATGGCGCGCCGGCAGCTGTACTTCGGCACCGGGTTCCGGCCCGCCTACTCCTACCGGCTCCGGCTCGGCAGCGACCGCACGGGGCGGCTCACCGCGATGACCCACGAGATCCGCGGCGAGACCTCCAGCTACGAGACGTTCACCGAGGCGATGCTGGCACCCGGCCAGATGCTCTACAGCATGCCGAACGTCCGCCAGGCCTACTCGACCGTCCCGCTCGACGTGAACACCCCGATCTGGATGCGCGGGCCCGGCTACGCCTCCGCCGCCCTCGTCATCGAGTCCGCGATGGACGAGCTCGCCCACGAACTCGGCATCGACCCCATCGAGCTGCGCAAACGCAACGAACCGGCGGCCGACGAGTCCACCGGGCAGCCGTTCTCCACCCGGCGGCTGCGCGAATGCTACGACGTCGGCGCGCACGAATTCGGGTGGCGCCGTCGCAATCCCAAGCCGGCCTCCACCAGGGACGGCGACTGGCTGATCGGCACCGGCATGGCCGCCGCGGTCTACGACACCGCGCGCGCCCCGGCGCAGGCCCACGTCCGGCTGAACGCCGACGGTACGGCACTGGTCGAGTCCGCGACCAGCGACATGGGCCCCGGCACCTACACCTCGATGCCCCAGGTCGCCGCCGACGCCCTCGGCCTGACCATGGACACCGTGCGGTTCCGGCTCGGCGACTCCCTCATGCCACCGACCCCGCCCCACGGCGGCTCGATGACCATGGCCAGCGTCGGCTCCGCCGTCCAGGACGGCTGCGACAAGGTCCGCCGCCAGGCCATCACCCTGGCCGTCAACGACCCTCGATCTCCCCTGCGCGGCGTCAATCCGGACGACGTGCTCGTCCGAAAAGGACGAATGCACGTGAAGAGCGATCCCACGCGCGGCGAGACCTACCGGCAGCTGCTCACGCGCAACGGCCGCGATCACCTCGAGGTGATCGGGTCCTGGGCGCCCTCGCCGGAGAACCGGTTCTCGATGTACGGCTACGGCGCGGCCTTCGCCGAAGTCGCCGTCGACGCCCGCCTCGGCCTCATCCGGGTCCGGCGCCTGCTCGGCGTCTACGACGCGGGCCGCATCGTCAACCCCAAGCTCGCCGACAGCCAGGCTCTCGGCGGCATGGTCGGCGGCATCGGCGCCGCTCTGCTGGAGCACACGGTCACCGATCCGCGCGACGGCCGCATCGTCAACGCCAACCTCGCCGACTACCTGGTGCCGGTCAACGCCGACATCCGCGACCTCCGCGCGATCTACCTGGACGGCGAAGACCGCGAAGCCGACCCCCTCGGGGTCAAGGGCCTGGCCGAACTCGTGCTGGTCGGCGTCGCCCCGGCGATCGCCAACGCGGTCTTCCACGCCACCGGGCGCCGGATCCGCGATTTCCCGATCACCGCGGATGCCCTGCTGTGA